The following coding sequences lie in one Oncorhynchus nerka isolate Pitt River linkage group LG14, Oner_Uvic_2.0, whole genome shotgun sequence genomic window:
- the LOC115118975 gene encoding LOW QUALITY PROTEIN: nuclear receptor ROR-alpha A-like (The sequence of the model RefSeq protein was modified relative to this genomic sequence to represent the inferred CDS: inserted 2 bases in 1 codon) produces the protein MEYEEPESPEHITTEEPIKRGDTVSKKTNLTQIEVIPCKICGDKSSGVHYGVITCEGCKGFFRRSQLPSVSYSCSRQSNCPIDRASRNRCQSCRLQKCVTQGMSRDAVKFGRMSKRQRESLRAEVERHRQQQQQHLQAEAQPALPYPSKACRFRTPHLLQAPAPAYSFPGEPELPPCPTDVLPYLVCSPGESQAPGLAYQGSCVSPGSGHSDERGFDSRQPSPDQTIGMGIRSYDPEDPYCPYXPSHSLLHIEELCDSIVRSHRDTSQFRLEELQALRWKLFSREEIHAYQSKSVDEMWQHCAVRLTEAVQYVVEFAKRIPGFRGLGQNDQITLLKTGSMEVVLVRMSRCFNTENSTVFFDGKFGSTELFKSLGCGDLMVAVFDFAHSVCALRLTEQQMALFSSLVLINPDRPCLEDRGRVHRMRRDLEVCLSHMLRRDNQESLQHKLYQKVSVLRSLCSLHVEKLHWFSQRYPLTVHSVFPPLYKELFTSDLPSVDSL, from the exons cTCAGATTGAGGTGATTCCCTGTAAGATCTGTGGTGATAAATCATCAGGAGTTCACTATGGAGTCATCACCTGCGAGGGCTGCAAG ggtTTTTTCCGGCGTAGCCAGCTGCCGTCCGTGTCCTACTCCTGTTCCAGACAGAGTAACTGTCCTATAGACAGAGCCAGCCGCAACCGCTGCCAGAGCTGCCGACTGCAGAAGTGTGTGACCCAGGGCATGAGCCGGGATG CGGTGAAGTTTGGTCGGATGTCGAAACGTCAGCGGGAGTCTCTGCGTGCCGAGGTGGAGAGACACcgtcagcagcaacagcagcatctCCAGGCAGAGGCCCAGCCCGCCCTGCCCTACCCCAGCAAGGCATGCCGTTTCCGGACACCCCACCTGCTCCAGGCCCCGGCACCGGCCTACTCCTTCCCTGGAGAGCCAGAGCTGCCACCCTGCCCGACCGATGTGCTCCCCTACCTGGTGTGCTCCCCAGGCGAGTCCCAGGCTCCAGGTCTGGCCTACCAGGGCTCCTGTGTGTCTCCTGGTAGTGGGCACTCAGACGAAAGAG GGTTCGACTCCCGTCAGCCGTCTCCTGACCAGACGATAGGGATGGGAATTAGATCGTATGACCCAGAAGACCCCTACTGCCCTTA CCCCTCCCACTCCCTGCTACACATAGAGGAGCTGTGTGACAGTATCGTGCGGTCCCATAGGGACACCAGTCAGTTCAGACTAGAGGAACTACAGGCTCTGAGATGGAAGTTGTTCAGCAGAGAGGAGATCCATGCCTACCAGAGCAAG tcAGTAGATGAGATGTGGCAGCACTGTGCCGTGAGGCTGACTGAAGCGGTACAGTACGTGGTGGAGTTTGCCAAACGCATCCCAGGGTTCCGTGGGCTTGGACAGAACGACCAGATCACCCTGCTCAAGACTG gatcgATGGAGGTGGTTCTGGTTAGAATGAGCAGGTGTTTTAACACAGAGAACAGCACCGTCTTCTTCGATGGGAAGTTTGGCAGCACTGAACTTTTCAAGTCTCTGG GCTGTGGTGATCTGATGGTGGCGGTGTTTGACTTCGCTCACAGTGTGTGTGCCCTGagactgactgagcagcagaTGGCTCTCTTCAGCTCACTGGTGCTCATTAACCCCG atcgcCCCTGTCTTGAGGATAGAGGCAGAGTACATAGAATGAGAAGAGACTTGGAGGTATGCCTCAGCCACATGCTACGCAGAGACAACCAGGAGAGCCTTCAGCACAAG CTCTACCAGAAGGTGTCAGTGTTGCGGTCTCTGTGCAGTCTTCATGTGGAGAAGCTGCACTGGTTCAGCCAGCGCTACCCGCTCACCGTCCACTCTGtcttccctcctctatacaaGGAGCTGTTCACCTCTGACCTGCCTTCTGTGGACTCCCTGTGA